GGACAAACTCAAAGCGTAGAAGCAGCCTAAGTGAAGTGAACTTCTCTCCTTTGCGGTTAAACAGAGGCACAGCCCTGAAGCCTGGTCTTAATTCGGACACCGGCAGACATGTCTGGCCGGCGAAATCATCTTTCTCAGACATGTTATGTTCGTGAACTTCGATTCTAAGTAAAGCTATTTCCGGAACTGTCAATTGGAACGTGAACTCTTCATCCCACACTGGGGTCCAAttgccttttcttttctttgttttcttcattGTCTTGTCTGCTGGAACACCTGCTATACCAACCTGTTTTCGAGATCGGAGTTACTAGAAAATTCGAGGGATTGGATGATTGATTGATTGAAGCACTGTAATAAGCAAGTTATGCTTACCCTGGTATAGAATTCTGGTGAAGACCAAAGGTATCTTTGTTTGAAATCTAAATGCCATCCATCTCCCATGTGTACTTTAACCTGTTGAGTAACATGGGAAGGTAaattagagagaaagaaaagatgATTACAATGGTGGAGACTGAGgaatcaatttttatttgttataaaactCCATTGAGTCTCACTTTTAAGATTTTCTTCACTGGCAGCTTTGCTTTGGCATCAAAAACCTGATCATTTGGACCCACGTTCATCAAAAAGTCTGGCTTTTTCACATAGCCACACCCTCCATTGGATCCAAACATCCCATGCATCAACCACAGAGGCTTTCCATATCCCTGAAACCAAACCATAAAAAACACATGCTTAAAGAACATTATTAACAATCGAAAACTATTTTGGATATGGAAGAAAGGGAAATACTAAAAGCCGAACCTGCATGTTCAATGCAACCATTTGAGCCCCATGCATCCAACCAATTAAAGGATTATAGTTTGAGGAGTTAACCCGAGTACCCTTAGGATATATCCTCAAAATGTTCCTTTGTGTGAACCTAAAGCACCATTGATTTCAAGGATTAAATATTAGAGTAGGTGCACTCATAAATGAACCACTAACATAAAAGCCATCATAATAGCTGTTTGTACCTTACGACGTCTGTTCCATGGCAGACGGTAGCCTTTTCAAACTTTTGTTCACTCAAACTAAGGCGTCTAACTTTATCTTTCTCAACTTTTAGTTTCTCCCTCAGCTTTCCCTTAGGCTTTCCAGCTGGAATGGAGATCAGATTCTTGTAAGCCGGTGCTCCCAACGGCCGCAATAGCCGATCACAAGCTTCGTTGTCACCGTCACATTGACTATGTtcacttgcatcacagtcactctgCAAGTAAAACAGGCTAAAAGgttttaaaatgagaaatttaggCAGAAATATGAAAAGAgatcatgattttttttcttctctttttgctcttttctcAGCTGACCTTATCGTCATCATTGGTGAGGTCTGCTGACATTCTCCCCCACGTATCTTCATCAGAATCTTTGTCTTTGAGAGAGTTACTTCCTCTGCTTGATAAGTTTTTGTCTTCAAGGTATTCTTTTGGAGGTTTAGTTGATATGACAATTCGATATTTCAGTTCTTCTGGGGAAGGGAATTCTTTCACACAATCAGATTCAGAAGGACAAAACAACATGTTCCCAAATGTTTGGATCACCATCTGCAGATATATAATAAGCACTAATTAGAAATGTATAACTTTCCAGGAAAGATTGATGGGcattaaaattgtaaaagaaaatgaCGAAAAACCTGAGCAACTTTAGCTTGAAGATCTGGGGTAAGGTGGTCTTCGAAAGTAATTATCACTGG
The sequence above is drawn from the Gossypium hirsutum isolate 1008001.06 chromosome A05, Gossypium_hirsutum_v2.1, whole genome shotgun sequence genome and encodes:
- the LOC107959193 gene encoding phosphoinositide phospholipase C 5, translating into MGYMGDYSMCICFPKKFGVTEAGPPVDVKEVFMKYATGGSGMTVEHLRWFLVEVQGDVEASMEDAERIVEEVFKRRHNNVKLSELALSLEDFQFYLFCVDLNPPLLNKVHQDMTAPLSHYFIYTGHNSYLTGNQISSDCSDVPIIKALKRGLRVVELDLWPNSSKDDVLVLHGWTLTTPVELIKCLRSIKEHAFSASPYPVIITFEDHLTPDLQAKVAQMVIQTFGNMLFCPSESDCVKEFPSPEELKYRIVISTKPPKEYLEDKNLSSRGSNSLKDKDSDEDTWGRMSADLTNDDDKSDCDASEHSQCDGDNEACDRLLRPLGAPAYKNLISIPAGKPKGKLREKLKVEKDKVRRLSLSEQKFEKATVCHGTDVVRFTQRNILRIYPKGTRVNSSNYNPLIGWMHGAQMVALNMQGYGKPLWLMHGMFGSNGGCGYVKKPDFLMNVGPNDQVFDAKAKLPVKKILKVKVHMGDGWHLDFKQRYLWSSPEFYTRVGIAGVPADKTMKKTKKRKGNWTPVWDEEFTFQLTVPEIALLRIEVHEHNMSEKDDFAGQTCLPVSELRPGFRAVPLFNRKGEKFTSLRLLLRFEFVQVDI